A region of the Roseovarius nanhaiticus genome:
TGGGGTTACCTCATCCCTTGGCCGCGATGGCATCGGCCACCTGCAGCACATTATTCGCCATCCGCTCACTTGCCGCGTCGATCATCTTGCCGTCGAGGCTGGCCGCGCCCTTGCCCTCGGCCTCGGCCTTGCGCAGCTCTTCGATGATGCGGCGGGCGCGGGTGACTTCGGCCTCGGGGGGCGAGAACGTCTCGTTCGCCAGCGCGATCTGGCTGGGGTGAATGGCCCACTTACCTTCGATCCCGAGGGCGGCGGCGCGCTTGGCCGAGAGGGTGTAGCCGTCGGGATCGCTGAAATCGCCAAAAGGGCCGTCGATGGCGCGTAAGCCATAGGCGCGGCAGGCGACTGTCATGCGGCTGAGCGCGAAATGCCACTGATCGCCCGGATAATCGGGGTTCAGCCCGCCGATGACCACGGTGCGCGCGCGGTTCGAGGCCGCGTAATCCGCCACGCCGAAATGCAGCGCCTCCAGCCGTCCGGGTGCGGCGGCGATCGCCTCGACATTGGCCATGCCGAGCGCGGTCTCGATCAGCGCCTCGAGGCCGATCTGGTGCTTTAGCCCCATCGCCACTTCGATCTGGCTGACCATGGTTTCGACGGTGTAAAGATCGCCCGGCACGCCGACCTTGGGCACGAGGATCGTGTCCACATGGCTCCCCGCCTGCTCGAGGATATCGACCACATCGCGATACATGTAATGCGTGTCGAGACCGTTGATGCGGATCGACATCGTCTTGCCCTTGGCGCGCCAGTCGATGTCGTTCAGCGCCTCGATGATGTTCTTGCGCGCCTGCACCTTGTCAGGGGGCGCCACGGCATCCTCGAGATCGAGAAAGATGTAATCGACATCGCTGTCGGCGGCCTTCTCGATCATTGACGGGTTCGAGCCGGGCACGGCCAGCTCGGATCGCTGCAGGCGCTGTTTCTTGAGCGGGTGCAAGGTGTAGCTCATCTCGGTATCCTTCCTCGGGACGATGTCATGAGGATCAGGATGCCGGGATGCGCGCGCGCCGCATACTTTCGCACGGGTAGCATCGACAGGGTGCAGATGCGGCATGGCGCCGAACGGGTAGGGCGGGGCTACCCGGACACAGCGCTACCGTATGCGGTGGGGTGCGGAATGCGCGCGCATTCCGACTGCGGAAAATACGATTTTTCCGCTAGAGCACGATGCGCATCGGCTCGTTATTGCAAAAGATGATCATCTGGCCGGCATTGGTGACGGCGTGATATCCGCGGCGTTTCAGCTCGGCGACAAACCGGTCGCGCCCGACATAGCGATCGATGTGATCCAGCTTGCGGCGCAAAACACTCCCGCCTTGCGCCGATTGCGCGCCGAAGAGGCTTTGCATCCATTGCTCGGGCGTCATGGTGATGGGGGTATTCATGCTCATGCCCCGACTTTCGCCGGGGCATGGTTAAAACGCGGTTAAGTGCAGTCAGGCGTGCTTGCGGTAATGCTCTTGCGCGGCGGCGACGCCTGCGCCGGGTGTGATCTTGGCGCCCGCGTCGCGCAGGGCCATCTCGGTCGCGGACAGCGCACCGCACAGCATCACCGGGTTGAGCGAGCCCAGATGGCCGATGCGGAACGCCTTGCCCGCCAGCTTGTTCAGGCCGCTGCCCAGAGAGGTGCGGTACTTGGAGTAGGCGATCGAGATCACCTCCTTGGCGTCCACGCCCTCGGGCGTGTAGATGGCCGAGACGGTATTGGACTGCCATTCGGGCGCGGCGGCGACCAGCTTGCATCCTTCCCACTGGGCCACGGCCTGGCGCACGCCTTCGGCAAGGTAGGCGTGGCGCGCCCACACGGCCTCCATGCCCTCGGCCAACATCATGTCCAGCGACACACGCAGGCCGCGCAAAAGCTGCGTGGGCGGCGTGTAGGGGAAATACCCAGTGTCGTTCAGCTTGATCATCTCATCGAAGGCAAAATAGCTGCGCGGCATCTTGGGGCTGTTCGATGCGTTGATCGCCAGCGCCTTGTCCGACACACCCAGAAATCCAAGACCCGCAGGCAGCATGAAGCCCTTTTGCGAGCCTGCCACGGCCAGATCGACGCCCCAGTCCTCCTGCTCGAACGGGATCGAGCCGATGGCGCTGACGCCGTCCACAAAGAGCAGCGCGGGGTGGCTCGCCGCGTCCAGCGCATCGCGCACGGCCTTCACGTCGGAGGTGACGCCCGTGGCCGTCTCGTTATGGGTGACAAAAACGGCCTTGATCGCGTGGTCGGTGTCAGCCTTCAGCTTGGCCGCATACTCTTCGACCGGCACGCCCTTGCCCCATTCGACCTCGATCAGGTCGACGTCGAGGTTCAGACGCTCGGCCATATCGGCCCAGAGCAGCGAAAACTGCCCAAAGCGCGCCATCAGCACCTTGTCGCCCGGCGCCAAGGTGTTCGAGATGGCGGATTCCCATGCGCCGGTGCCCGAGGACGGGTAGATGAAGACGCGGCCATTGCGCAGGCGGAACGCCTTCTTGATGTCCTCCAGAACGGGGCGGACGAAGTCGCAGAAATCGGGCGCGCGCATGTCTTCCATGGGAATGTTCATCGCCTGGCGCACCTCTTCGGGAACGTTCGTGGGGCCGGGAATATAGAGGTGGGAAAAGCCGTGCATGTTGGAACTCCTTTTGCTGCGCCCATGTATCCTGCGCCCTGCACCGGGGCGCAATGCCCGAGTGCATGGCACCGGGCGCGATCTGCGCGCCATGTGCGCCAAACGGGTAGGGCGGGCCTACCCGGCACGCCCGACGTACCCGATGGCATACCATCGCACACAGAAATATTGGGCAAAATCAGATGGTTCAGGGCGCAAACCGCGCAGAATTATCGTGACTTATTCCTGGTGATATGCAGCAATCCATTCATGGATGAGGCAAATCTGACAGATGCGCGCGTGATGGTCGCGGACCGGCAACTGATCGTTTGCCAGGGCATCGGCTCGCTTGTCGGGCAGATCGACGGGATCGAGCTGGGCGTGTTCGTAACTGATCTGGCCGCCCTGCGCGCCGGCCTCGCGGCCGAGCGGGGGCGGCTGATCGTCATACTGGGCGTGCGCCTTGCCGATTGCGATCTGGCGACCGCGATGGAGACGATCCGGCGCGACAATCCTGCCGCGCTGGTCGTCGTCGTGGCGGACGAGAGCGAGTTCGCCTTTATCCGCGCCGCGATCAAGGCGGGCGCGAACTCCGTCTGCACCATGCCCCAGATTCTGGTCAGCCTGCCGCGCATCCTGGGCAAGCTGGTCGAAGGGCATTCGATCCTGCCGACCGAGATCCTGCGCCGCCTTGCCAACGAGACGACCGACACGCTGTCACGGCGCGAGCATGAGATCCTGGGCCTTCTGGCGAACGGTCTGACGAATTTCCAGATCTCGGCACGGCTCGGCCTGTCTGAAAACACGGTGAAGTATTACCTCAAGGCCATCTACCAAAAGCTGGATGTCAACTCGCGCGGGGCGGCCATCGCGAAATACGTGGCCGGGAACTACTGACGGCGCGCCGCCCGCTTAGCCCCGCCGTCTGCGCCTGCGCCCCTCGTCGCCGCCACCCGATCCAGCGTTGAAATTCGGGCTGGGCAAGGTCGTGATCTTGGCAAGCTCGGGGAATGTCTCGGTCTTGTGCGGGATCGCGTTGGCGGCCACGAAATGCTCCTGAAACTTGGGCTCGATGGCCGTCTCGACCTTGTGGATGCGGCGCACCATCTGTTCGATCTCGGCCCGCGCCTTGAGGCTGCAAAGCGCAATGCGCGCGCCCGTGCCCGCCGCATTGCCCGCCGATGTCACCTTGCTCAGATGCGCATCGGGGATCATGCCCAGCACCATCGCGTGCAGGTTCGAAATATGCGCGCCGAAGGCCCCGGCCAGCACGACGCGGTCCACCTTGTCGACGCCGCGTTCATCCATAAGCAGGCGCGCGCCGGCATAGAGCGCGGATTTGGCCAGCTGGATCGCGCGAATGTCGCCTTGGGTCACGGTGATGCGCGGGCCGCCTTCATCCGTGCTGTCATGCACAAGATAGCTATGGGTGCGCCCCTCGGGCACCATGCGCGGCGTGCCGGTGGCCTCCGCGCTGCCCATCAGGCCGTTTTCGTCCATCAGCCCTGCCATGCGCAGTTCGGCCACGGCCTCGATGATGCCGGACCCGCAGATGCCGGTGATGCCCGAGGCGCCGATGGCCTCATCGAAGCCTTCCTCATCGGACCAGAGGTCGCTGCCGATCACGCGAAAGCGCGGCTCTTTCGTCACGGGGTCGATGCGGATCGCCTCGATCGCGCCGGGTGCTGCGCGCTGGCCCGAACTGATCTGCGCACCCTCGAAGGCGGGGCCTGTGGGCGAGGAGCAGGCCAAAACGCCGCCCTTGTCGCCCAGAAGGATTTCGGCATTGGTGCCGACGTCGATGATCAACACCAGATCGTCCGACGCGCCCGGCTGCTCGGCCAGGGCAACGGCGGCGGCATCGGCGCCGACATGGCCCGCAATGCAGGGCAGGATGTAGATGCGCGCGCGGTCGTTGATTGCGGTGATGTCCATCTCGCGCGCGTTCAGCGTGATGCTCTCGGACGTGGCCAGGGCGAAGGGGGCCTGGCCCAGCTCGACCGGGTCAATCCCCAGCAGCAGATGGTGCATGACCGGGTTGCAGACGATCACCGTTTCAACGATCAGATCGGCCGAGATGTCCGCCTCCTTGGCGATTTCCTCGGCCAGAGTGTTGATCGCCTCGCGCACGGCGCGGGTCATTTCCTTGTCGCCGCCGGGGTTCATCATCGCATATGACACGCGGCTCATCAGATCCTCGCCAAAGCGGATCTGCGGGTTCATGATGCCCGAAGAGGCGATGACGGCGCCCGTGTCGAGATCGGTCAGGTGCGCGGCCACGGTGGTCGAGCCAAGGTCGATGGCCAGACCGTACAGCCCTGCCTCATGCAGGCCCGGCCAGATCTCGATCACGCGGGGTGTGTCGCCCGCGTGGCCCTTGTTCAGGGCCACGGTCACTTGCCATTTGCCCTTGCGCAGCACCGGCTGCAACTTGGACATCAGGGATAGATCGGCGGTGATGGCGGGAATGTCCCATTCGCGGCGCAGCGCGCGGGCCAGACGCTCGAAATCGCCGGTCGGCTCGTGCATGTCCGGCTCGTCCACCTCGACGAAATAGAGGCGCGTGGCGGGATCCATCTCGACCGCGCGGGTCGATGCGGCCTTGCGCACGACCTGGCGGTGGACCTGGCTCTCGGCGGGCACATCAATCACCACGTCGCGCTGCACGGTCGCCTGACAGCCGAGTCGCCGGCCTGCTTTCAGCCCGCGCTTGTCGTCATAGCGCTGCTCGACCGAATTCCACTCGGACAGCGCGTCCTCGGCCACGGTCACGCCATGCTTGGAAAACTCGCCGTAGCTGGGCGTGATTTGGCATTTCGAGCAGATGCCGCGCCCGCCACAGACCGAATCGAGATCGACGCCCAACTGCCGCGCGGCGGTCAGGACAGGCGTTCCGACAGGAAAGCGTCCACGCTTGCCCGAGGGAGTGAAAACGACGAGAGGATCGGTGCTCATGACGGACTTCCATCTGTTGCGCTGCAGCTTGGCCGGACATTAGGGGTTTATGCGCAAAGGGAAAGGCCAAGAGCGTCTTAAACTGGCCTCGGCGCGGCATGTTCTTCGCAAGCGCGCCCTTGGGAGGGACCGCACCGGACGGAAGCTGCCGCAAAGCGGTGCCTCAGCCTCGGCGCAAGGGCTCGCCATCGGGCAGGGTGATGCCCGCCACCTGCTCGGATATCGGATCGTTCGAGAGGGGGTGCACCTGCGATGTATAGGCCTCGGGATCGCGCATCGCCTCCCATTGGCCGCCGACATGGACCTCAAGCCCCGAGAAGCTGGCCTTGTAGCCCATCTTGGGCGATCCGGGCACCCAATAGCCCAGGTAGACATGGGGCAACTCGGCCTCGCGAGCGATCTCGATATGATCGAGAATGATGTAGGTTCCCAGTGAATGACGGGTCCAGTCCGGGTCGAAGAAAGAATAGACCATGCTCACCCCATCCTCGAGCACGTCGGTCAGGCAGACGGCGATCAGATCGCCGGTGGCTTCTTCGACATATTCGACGACGCGGGTGCGGATCGGCGTTTCTTCGACCATGGAGGCGAACTCGAACGCATCCATATCCGCCATACCGCCCGCGGCATGGCGCGATTCCAGATAGCGCCGGAAAAGGGCGTATTGGTCTTCCGTCGCCCAAGGCGAGGTCGCCCGCCGCGCAAGCCCCGCGTTGCGGCGGATCACACGCTTCTGGCTTCTTGATGGCTGGAAATCCGCGACACTGATGCGCGCCGACATGCAGGCGGCGCAATCGGCGCAAGAGGGGCGGTACAAGACGTTCTGCGATCGGCGAAAGCCCTGCTTGCTCAGCCCGTCATTCAAACGCTGCGCGCCGTCGCCCTGCAGCGCAGTAAAGAGCTTGCGCTCCATCCGGCCCTCCAGGTACGGGCAAGGCTGCGGGGCCGTCACATAAAATTGCGGCGCTATCGTGGATGTATGTCGCATCAAATCCCGGTTTCGTCAGCGTTTCGCGGAGCCTAGCAACGATGCCGCCCGCCGCCAAGACGCTATTGCCGGAGGGGGGCGCGTCAGCCTGCCGCGCGCCGATTGAGCATCGCCGTGCCCAGGATCATGTCGCTCAGGCCGCGCCCCGCGCCATCGGTCAGCATCAACAGGACAGAGATAACCTGCGGCAAAACGAAGGCCATGGAGGCGCTGTAGCCCAATGTATGCAAGGCCGCTGTAAGAGGGTCGAGGCGGGCGCCGTCATGGCGTCTCAACTCGATGGCCATCATCACCATGCCCCATGTGGCCGACCCGCGCGACAGCGTCGCGATGCGGTAGACCAGTCCGACAGCCAGCATGAGCGCGGGTAGAAAAAAGAATCCGATCCCGAGGGTCAGGATGAGGGCAATGACGCAAAAGACCAGGATCAGCACCGAATCGATCAGCCATGCCAAGAGGCGCTTGGTCGGCACGCCGGCGTAGAATTCAGGCTGCGCGATAGGGTCGGGCAGCGCGGCATGAGGCGAGGCAGGGCTGTGCATGATCGGCTCCGTCGATGGGGGGTCTTGGGGCGGCATTGTTCAAGATAAAGGCATGGCGCGCGCCGCGATCAAGGTATGACGTGGCCATGATCCGGCCGGGCGGCGCAATTGCACCGCCCGGTCATGGGTCCACGGGGGCGGATCAGCGCTCGCCGGTCTCGCCCGTTTCCTCTGCGTCCTTGCGCCGGTTTTCGCTGCGCTCACTCATGAATTGGTCGAACTCGGCCTTGTCCTTGGCGGCGCGCAGGCGCTCCAAGAACTGCTCGAAGCTGGCCTGTTCGTCCTGCAGGCGGCGCAACGTCTCGTCGCGGTAGGCGTCGAAGGCGGTGTTCCCGCTGCTGCGCGAGGCCGTCATGCGGCTGGCGAAGGGGGCAGTGCGGCAGGTGCTGTGGTCTCTCATCGGGCGTTTGCTCCATATCAGATAGCCAAGAAGGGCGAGGCCGATAGGCCAGATCGTGGCAAAACTGACCACGAGGAGGGCAACCCAAGCCAGGGTGCCGCGCCGGTCCAGCCAGGCGGTAATGCCGTCCAGCCAGCGCATCGCACTGCCGGCGGCGGTCGGGTGTTGGGCGGTGGTGGTCATCGCAAATCCTCTTTGCTGCGGTATGTAAATGATCTTCACATCTTCTAGATTGGGCCGCGGAGGCTCCTGCGCAAGATCCCATGTAAATTAATTTTACATTTTTCGGATCGGGGCACCGGCAGGCGCGCCGTTTGACCGCCATTGACCGCCCCCCGGCCATGCGTATCACTGAACGCATGAATTTCTCTGACCGCATCACCCGCGTCCCGCATCCCTTCGCCCAGGACCACGCCGACGAGGCGCTGGCGCGCTACCCGGACGTGACGGGCGATGTCGCCGGCCTCATAGCCGGTGCGGCAGGGTGCAGCCCCTACCTGCGCCAGTTGATGCAAAGCGAGGCTGACTGGCTTCCATCCGCGCTTGAGGCGCCTGAGGAGGAAATGGCCAACCTCATGAACGGCCTGCGCGCGCATGAGGGGGATCCCGGCGCGGCGCTGCGCCGGGCCAAGCGGCGCGCGGCGCTTCTGATCGGGCTCGCCGATCTGGGCGGGGTCTGGCCGCTGGCTCAGGTCACGCAGGCGCTGAGCGATCTGGCGGACCTGGCCTGCGACATCGCCCTGCGCCATGCCATCGCGCAGGAGCTGCGCCGCGGCAAGCTGCCGGGCATGACCGAAGCCGATCTGGACACCTGCGGCGGCATGACCGTGCTTGCCATGGGCAAGATGGGCGCGGGCGAGCTCAATTACAGCTCGGATATCGACCTGATCTGTCTTTATGACGAGACGCGCTTTGACGGCGATGACCAACACGAGGCGCGCGCCGCCTTCGTGCGCGCCACCCGCCGCATGGCCCAGATGTTGAGCGAGAATACCGCCGAGGGCTATGTTTTTCGCACCGATCTGCGGCTGCGACCCGATCCGGGCGTCACACCCGTCTGCATGTCGATGGCGGCTGCCGAGGCCTATTACGAAAGCCTTGGCCGCACATGGGAGCGCGCCGCCTATATCAAGGCGCGCCCCTCTGCAGGCGATCTGGAGGCGGGCGCGCAGTTCCTCAAGACGCTGACGCCATTTGTCTGGCGCCGCCATCTGGATTTCGCGGCGATCGAGGACGCGCACAACATGCGGCTGCGCATCCGGGCGCATAAGGGTCTCGGCGCCGATCTGGGCGGGCCGCTCGACCTGATGGGGCACAACATGAAGCTGGGCCGCGGCGGCATCCGCGAGATCGAGTTCTTCACCCAGACCCGTCAGCTGATCGCGGGCGGGCGCGATCCGTCCTTGCGCATGCGCGGCACGCTTGAAGGGCTGAAGGGGCTGGCGGAAAAAGAGTGGGTGCCGGCCAAGGTCGCCGAGGATCTGGCGGATCACTACCGCTTTCACCGCGAGGTCGAGCACCGCCTGCAAATGCTGCGCGATCAGCAGACCCATGATCTGCCCACCACGGACGAGGAGTTCGGCCGGCTGGCCGCCTTCATGGGCCGCGACGCCGAGGGGCTGAAGGACGAGCTTCTGTCCCGGCTCTGCGACGTGGACGGCGTCATCGAGCGGTTCTTTAAGCCCGAGGGCGGCGCGGGCGAGGATGCCGCGCGCGAGGCGGAGCAGGGCACGTGGCTCGACCCCAAGGTGATTGCCCGATGGCCGGGCTATCCGGCGCTGCGCTCGGACCGGGCAGTGCAGATCTTTCGCCGGCTGCGACCCGACATTCTGACGCGCCTGTCGCGCACATCGCATCCCGAGGAGGCGCTTTTGGCCTTTGACGGGTTTCTGGCGGGGCTGCCCGCCGGGGTGCAGGTGTTTTCCCTCTTCGAGAGCAATCCCCAGCTGATCGAGCTTCTGGTCGATATCGTCGGGACTGCGCCCGCGCTGGCGGCATACCTTTCGCGCAACGCCGCCGTTTTTGATGCGGTGATCGCGGGCGATTTCTTTGCGCCCTGGCCGGGGCTTGCGGCGCTGCGCGCCGATATCGCCGCCCGCCTCGCGCGCGAGGCTGATTACGAGGCGCGCTTGATCGCGCTGCGCAGCTGGCGGCGCGAATGGCATTTCCGCATCGGCGTGCATCACCTGCGCGGCCTTGTGGACGCGGCCACATCCGCCCGACATTACGCCGATCTGGCCGAGGCCGTGCTGGGCGCGCTCTGGCCCGAGGTGGTGGCGCAGTTCGCGGCCAAGCACGGCCCGCCGCCGGGGCGCGGCGCGGCGGTGATGGGCATGGGATCATTGGGCACCCGCGCGCTCAATGCCGCGTCGGATCTGGACCTGATCGTGATCTACGACGCGGATGGCGCGGAAGGCTCGGACGGCCGCCGCCCGCTGGCGGTACAGCCCTATTACGCGCGCCTCACGCAGGCGATGATCTCGGGGCTGACCGCACAGATGACGGGCGGGCGCCTATACGAGGTAGATATGCGCCTGCGCCCCTCCGGCAATCAGGGCCCCGTGGCCGTATCGCTGGCCGCCTTTCGCAGCTATCAGCAGAACGAGGCCTGGGGGTGGGAACATCTGGCGCTGACCCGCGCTCGCGCCGTGGCGGGCGAGGCGGATCTGGGGGCCGAAATCCAAGCCTTCCGCGCCGATCTGATCGCCGAGGTCGCGGCGCGCCCGAACGCCGAAAGCCGCCTCGCGCAGGAAGTGATCGACATGCGCGCGCGCATCGCCGCCGCCAAGCCGCCCGAGGGACCGCTCGACCCCAAGCTGGGGCCGGGACGGCTGCAGGATGTGCAGCTGATCGCGCAGGCCGCTGTCCTTGTCTCGGGGCGCGCTGTCACGGGCGCGCGGGCGGGTGTCAGCGCGGGCATCGCCGCCGGCCGCGCTCTGGGCTGGTGGGACGAGGCTGGCGCGTCGGCCCTGTCGCGCGCCGCCGCGATCTGCCGTGATGTGCAAATGACCGCGCGCCTTCTGGGCGATGGGCCGCTGGACCCCGAAACGCTTGGCGCGGGTGCGCGCGCCTTCGTCTTGCGCGAGGCGGGCTGCACCGATATCGCTGATCTGGTCGCCACGCTGTCAAGCCGGGCCGAGGCGGCGGCACAAGTCATAGACGCCGCCCTTGGCCGGGCGGGAACGGGCGAGGCAAAGCCATGAAGTCGAGTGATCCTCTGGACAAGAAAGGCCTCATTTACGAGGCGTTCCGCATCGAGGGCATCGCGCCCGAGGAATGCCGCTCGATCTTTCTCGATTGGGCGCTGTCGCTGCCCGAGGGTCAGGACACGCAAGCCGCCATCGCGCATTTCCTTGACCGTTATCAGCCAGGCAACCCGGACCATCCGATGACGCAAGTTCTGCAGGAAGGCCAGCAGGCCGCAGCACGTCCGCGCCGCCGTGGCGGCTGGAAATCGCGCCCGAGAGACTGACCATTCGGCGCGTCGGGGCGCCTTCGGGGATTTGAGCGCCCCATGAGCGCCAGAGAGATACCACGCAATTGAGCCCAATTCGTCGCGAATTGGCCGCAATCGACCTGCATCTTCCAATCCAATTCAGGGGCCTTTCTCATCGCGGGGATCCCCAACCGGATAAGGCGACAAGCCGCAGGAGGACAGTATGTCTAGATTCACTACACCCATTCGGATCGCATCCGCGCTGGCGCTTGCCGTTGGTGTCTCGGCTTGCGCAAGCGCGCCCAGCCAGACAGTGACCCGTGCCGCCATCGTCGACACGGCGCAGCCCGCGCCCACAATGGCGCTCGATATCCAGTCCGTGCGCGTCAGCGTTCCCGAGACCCTGCAGGTCTCGGAAGCCAACAGCTATTACCCAGGCGGCGACATCGTCTGGCGCGGCGAGCCGATGGGCGACCGCCACGCGCAGGTCAAGGCCATCTTCGACGAGGCCATGGCGCGCGGCACGGCCGAGATGTCCTCGGGCATCCCCGCTGTTCTCGACATTCAGGTCACGCGCTTTCATGCGTTGACGCAAAAGGCGCGCTATTCGGTTGGCGGCGTGCATGACATGACATTCATCGCCACGCTGCGCGATCCGGCCACCGGCGCGCCCCTGACGCCGCCGCGCCGCATCAAGGCCGATCTCAAGGGATATGGCGGCAATGCGGCCATCGCCGCCGAGCAGCGCGGCGAGACCCAGAAGGTGCGCATCACCGACCACTTGGCCAAGGTGATCCGCCAGGAACTGATCCAGCCGGGCAGCTATCACGCCAAGGACCTCGGCCTGATGGCGATGTTCACCACGAAATAGGCTTTGCGCGCAGATCGAAACCCTCTAAGGGGACGGCATGACACCGTCCCCTTTTCCCGTGATCCGCCTCAAACCCAAAACCTCACCAAAGGCCGTGCGCTTCGGCGCGCCTTGGGTTTATGACAATGAGCTGGTCACAGACCGGCGCACCAAGGCAATCGCCCCCGGCACCATCGCCCTGCTGGAGGATGCCGAGCGTGCGCCGCTGGCCCTTGTCGCCGTCAATCCGGCCTCGCGCATCATGGCGCGTGTGCTGGACCTCGACACCTCAGCAACCATTGATCGTGCCTGGCTGACCGCACGCCTGACCCGCGCGCTTGCGCTGCGGACGCGGCTATATGATGCGCCCTATTACCGTCTGATCCATGCTGAGGCTGACGGCCTGCCGGGCGTGGTGATCGACCGTTTTGGCGATACCTGCGTGATCCAGCCCAATGCAGCCTGGGCCGAGGTCATGCTGGACGATCTGGCCGCCGCCACTGCCGAGGTGACGGGCGCGCGCAACATTCTGAAGAACGCCAGCGGCCGCGCGCGCGGCCTCGAAGGGCTGGACGATGCGTCATCCGTGCTGATCGGCGCCGCGCCCGATGCGCCGGTGCAGGTGCCGATGAACGGGGCCACCTATCTGGCGGACCTCACGGGCGGGCAGAAAACCGGCCTCTTCTTTGACCAGCGGCCCAATCACGCCTTTGCCGCGCGCCTGTCCCAGGGCGCGCGCGTGCTCGATGTTTTCAGCCATGTCGGGGGCTTTTCCCTTGCTGCGATGGCGGCGGGCGCGGCCTCGGCGCTGGCGGTCGACGGCTCTGAGCCGGCGCTGGCCCTTGCGCAGGGCGGCGCGGATGCGATGGGGCTGGGCGAGGCCTTTCAGACACGGCGCGGCGATGCGTTTGACGTGCTGACGGCCTTGGGGCAGGAGGGCGCGCAATTCGATGTGGTCATTTGCGACCCGCCCGCTTTCGCGCCCTCGAAAAAGGCGCTGGAGGCCGGACTGCGCGCCTATGAGCGCACCGCGCGCCTTGCCGCGCCGCTGGTGGCACAGGGCGGTTACTTGGGCCTTTGCTCCTGCAGTCATGCGGCCGATATAGACGCGTTCCGCCGCGCCAGCCTGCGCGGCATCGGGCGCGGACTGCACGAGACGGGCCGCAGCCCGCAGCTCATCCACACCGGCGGCGCGGGGCCGGATCATCCAATGCATCCGCAACTGGCCGAGAGCGGCTATCTCAAGGCGCTCTTTTTCCGGCTGTGAAGGCGCTGCTGGATACATGCGTGATCTACCCCACGGTCATGCGCCAGATGCTGCTGGGCGCCGCGAGGGCAGGGGCATTCACCCCGCTTTGGTCCGCGCGCATCATCGAGGAATGGCAGCGCGCGTCGATCAAGCTGGGGCCGGATGGCATGGCGCAGGCGGCCTCCGAGGCGGCGCTGCTGAAAATGGACTGGCCGGGGGCAGAGGTGCGCTGGCCCCAGTCGCTCGAGGATCGGCTCTGGCTGCCGGACCCGGCGGACACCCATGTGCTGGCCGCCGCCATTGCCGGCTCGGCGGACATGATCATAACGCTCAACGCCAAGGATTTCCCGCGCCAGATCCTGGCCGAAGAGGGGCTGTCGCGCAGCGATCCAGACGCAGTCCTGCATGGGATCTGGCAGGCACAGCCCGAGATGATGGCGGACGTGGCGAGCGCGGTGCTGACCGAGGCGCGCCGGCTCGGCGGCCAGGACTGGACGCTGCGCCCCTTGCTGAAAAAGGCCCGCCTGCCGCGCCTTGCAAAGGCGCTGACGCAGGATTGAGCGGCTCAGCCCTGGCTCCAGCGGCCCTCCAGCTTTTCGATGGCGGCAATGCGCTCGGCTGTTTTGGGATGGCTCATCAGCCAGGCGGGCGCGGCGCCAGAATTCGACTTGGTCAGCGCCTCCAGCTTGCGAAAGAGTGACTTCTGCGGCTCGGTTCCGATCCCCGCCTTCACCAGCAGAGCGGCGGCATATTCATCCGCCTCGTACTCGTCCCTGCGCGACAACCGGGCGGAGAGGAGAGAGGTCAGCGCCCCCGCGATCA
Encoded here:
- a CDS encoding RSP_2648 family PIN domain-containing protein; its protein translation is MKALLDTCVIYPTVMRQMLLGAARAGAFTPLWSARIIEEWQRASIKLGPDGMAQAASEAALLKMDWPGAEVRWPQSLEDRLWLPDPADTHVLAAAIAGSADMIITLNAKDFPRQILAEEGLSRSDPDAVLHGIWQAQPEMMADVASAVLTEARRLGGQDWTLRPLLKKARLPRLAKALTQD